A genomic stretch from Bacteroidota bacterium includes:
- a CDS encoding PKD domain-containing protein produces MADSNDSTSRIRFTENKNQWQSQILFRADVPMGYMYLEKTGFTFDLANPEDMANVYYLKDNAIKIDPEDVIVSKHAYKIIFQNANNPEVTSEGKSNDYSNYFIGNDKSKWSSKVFAYNKVKYGGLYDGIDAVIYPSEYYVKYDFIIAPGAHANQIQLQYEGVNNLRIENGNLVYDISFTQQIETKPVAWQIIEGEKIYIPCNYQITNNIVSFIFPEGYNSEYTLTIDPELIFGSYTSSTTDNWGYTATYDLEGNLYGGGIAIGTGYPTTVGAYDITFAGGPGFYGCDAGITKFSSDGSSLLWSTYLGGTGNDLPHSLIVNSIGELLIYGSTGSSNFPSTTGAFDEDYNGGSAVTVTTVLEFTGVDIFIAKLSADGSSLNASTFIGGSNNDGFNVATATYYNYGDHARGEVIVDADDNVYIASSTNSDDFPVTAGSFDDDYGGTQDAIVLKMNSDLSSIIWATYLGGTSADGGYSLKLQSDGNIVVTGGTASSNFPVTDGAWDETFGGIVDAFVAILNPTGSSLIASTFAGTSQYDQSYFIETDIDDHIYITGQTRGDWEVSDDVYFNSGGSQFITKLSSDLSSVIFSTRFGSGTTAVNISPSAFLVDVCENIYVSGWGGSVNNGFNFATGTTTGMAITPDALDASTDGSDFYFIVLEKNALNLLYATFFGGPLSHEHVDGGTSRFDKSGTIYQAVCAGCGGNDDFPTTPGAWSEYNGSSNCNLGVGKLEFNLAGVYADSEADPDIVGCAPFTIHFENLSSDAEEYIWNFGDGSAESNAFEPIYTFTEAGTYTVSLVVIDSQTCNIADTAYLSVIIYQDSIHASFDTEQIFSCDSLIANFTNTSEVIDGTSYQWIFGDGSSSFGFESSHTYNTPGTYVVQLILTNPASCNYKDTAVFVITYSLEANEGFEVDASGCLPLEAVFTSNFSSADSYYWDFGNGVTATGSTVIYTFDDIGIYNVTLTIVWCGIADIETIPLVVEGFPVAMFNSDPVIGLLGANYTFINQSTGAVEYDWYFSDGGYSAEVNPMYSFGALGSFEVCLQATNASGCEDYYCRQIQIEASGAADLPTAFSPNGDGSNDILFVRGFGIKEMVLKVFNRWGELVFETIDQDQGWDGTFRGKPQENEVYVYLLQVKFDDGKSLEKQGNITLLR; encoded by the coding sequence TTGGCCGATTCCAATGACTCCACTTCCCGCATCCGATTTACTGAAAACAAAAATCAATGGCAATCACAAATTTTATTTCGTGCGGATGTGCCGATGGGATACATGTATTTAGAAAAAACAGGTTTTACTTTCGATCTTGCTAATCCGGAGGACATGGCAAATGTGTATTATCTAAAAGACAATGCAATTAAAATTGATCCAGAAGATGTGATTGTGAGCAAACATGCGTACAAAATTATTTTTCAGAATGCAAACAATCCTGAAGTTACCAGTGAAGGAAAATCGAATGATTATTCTAATTATTTTATAGGTAATGATAAATCGAAATGGTCCTCCAAAGTATTTGCTTATAACAAAGTAAAATATGGTGGATTGTATGATGGCATTGATGCAGTAATTTATCCATCAGAATATTATGTAAAATATGATTTTATAATTGCTCCCGGTGCACATGCAAATCAGATTCAATTGCAATATGAAGGTGTAAATAATCTTCGCATAGAAAATGGAAATCTTGTTTACGATATCAGTTTCACACAGCAAATAGAAACCAAACCTGTAGCATGGCAAATTATTGAAGGTGAAAAAATTTATATACCTTGTAATTATCAAATCACAAACAATATCGTTTCATTTATTTTTCCCGAAGGCTATAATTCTGAATACACACTTACTATTGATCCGGAATTAATTTTTGGTTCTTACACAAGTTCTACTACAGACAACTGGGGTTACACCGCTACTTATGATCTTGAAGGAAATTTATATGGTGGTGGAATTGCAATTGGTACAGGCTATCCAACTACAGTTGGTGCGTATGATATCACCTTTGCAGGTGGCCCGGGATTTTATGGTTGTGATGCAGGAATTACAAAATTTTCTTCTGATGGTTCTTCATTATTATGGAGTACTTATCTGGGTGGAACAGGAAATGATTTACCCCATAGTTTAATAGTAAATAGCATTGGAGAATTATTGATTTACGGCTCCACAGGGTCTTCAAATTTCCCTTCCACTACCGGTGCATTTGATGAAGATTATAACGGAGGTTCTGCAGTAACAGTAACCACTGTTTTAGAATTTACGGGTGTAGATATTTTTATTGCAAAGCTCAGTGCAGATGGATCATCTTTAAATGCATCTACATTTATTGGAGGCAGTAATAATGATGGATTTAATGTGGCAACAGCAACCTATTATAATTATGGTGATCATGCAAGAGGTGAAGTAATCGTAGATGCAGATGATAATGTATATATCGCATCGTCAACTAATTCAGATGATTTCCCTGTAACAGCCGGTTCATTCGACGATGATTACGGAGGCACTCAAGATGCAATTGTTTTGAAAATGAACAGTGATCTTTCTTCAATCATTTGGGCTACTTATTTAGGTGGCACTTCTGCAGATGGAGGTTATTCTTTAAAGTTGCAATCCGATGGTAATATAGTGGTAACCGGTGGAACAGCAAGCAGTAATTTTCCTGTTACCGATGGTGCATGGGATGAAACTTTTGGTGGTATAGTCGATGCATTTGTTGCTATCCTAAATCCTACAGGCTCCTCTTTAATTGCATCCACTTTTGCAGGAACAAGTCAATATGATCAGAGTTATTTTATTGAAACAGATATTGATGATCATATTTATATCACAGGTCAAACTCGTGGTGATTGGGAAGTTAGTGATGATGTCTATTTTAATTCAGGAGGATCTCAATTTATTACCAAACTTTCCAGCGATCTTTCTTCAGTTATTTTTTCTACAAGATTTGGCTCCGGAACTACAGCAGTAAATATTTCTCCCTCTGCTTTTTTGGTGGATGTATGTGAAAATATTTATGTTTCGGGATGGGGTGGTTCAGTAAATAATGGGTTCAATTTCGCTACTGGTACCACTACCGGAATGGCAATTACTCCCGATGCATTAGACGCCTCTACCGATGGCAGTGATTTTTATTTTATTGTGTTAGAAAAAAATGCTTTGAATTTATTGTATGCTACTTTTTTTGGTGGTCCTTTAAGTCATGAACATGTGGATGGTGGAACAAGCAGATTTGATAAATCAGGAACCATCTATCAGGCGGTTTGTGCAGGTTGTGGAGGCAATGATGATTTTCCTACTACACCCGGTGCATGGAGTGAATATAATGGCAGTTCAAATTGTAATCTCGGTGTAGGAAAACTAGAATTTAATCTTGCCGGTGTTTATGCAGATTCAGAAGCCGATCCGGATATAGTTGGCTGCGCACCTTTTACTATTCATTTTGAAAATCTGAGTTCTGATGCCGAAGAATATATCTGGAATTTTGGTGATGGTAGTGCAGAGTCAAATGCATTCGAACCTATTTATACTTTTACAGAAGCAGGAACATATACAGTTTCATTAGTTGTAATTGATAGTCAGACTTGCAATATCGCCGACACTGCGTATCTATCTGTTATAATTTATCAAGATAGTATTCATGCAAGTTTTGATACAGAGCAAATTTTTAGTTGTGATAGTTTGATTGCAAATTTTACTAATACAAGTGAAGTAATTGATGGCACTTCTTATCAATGGATTTTTGGTGATGGCAGCAGTTCTTTTGGTTTCGAATCTTCACATACTTATAATACTCCCGGAACTTATGTAGTGCAATTAATTCTTACCAATCCTGCCAGTTGTAATTATAAAGACACTGCTGTTTTTGTAATTACTTATTCATTAGAAGCGAATGAAGGTTTTGAAGTAGATGCTTCCGGATGCCTTCCTCTAGAAGCAGTTTTTACAAGTAACTTTTCAAGTGCAGATTCTTACTATTGGGATTTTGGCAATGGTGTTACTGCTACCGGCTCCACTGTAATTTATACATTCGATGATATAGGTATTTATAATGTTACACTCACCATTGTTTGGTGTGGAATTGCGGATATAGAAACTATTCCATTAGTGGTTGAAGGATTTCCGGTAGCGATGTTTAATAGCGATCCTGTTATTGGATTATTAGGTGCTAATTATACATTTATAAATCAAAGCACAGGTGCTGTAGAATACGATTGGTATTTCAGTGATGGCGGATATTCTGCAGAAGTAAATCCGATGTATAGCTTTGGTGCACTCGGCAGTTTTGAAGTGTGTTTACAAGCTACCAATGCAAGCGGATGTGAGGATTATTATTGTCGGCAAATTCAAATTGAAGCTTCAGGCGCTGCTGATTTGCCAACCGCATTTTCGCCAAATGGCGATGGTAGTAATGATATACTTTTTGTACGTGGTTTCGGTATAAAAGAAATGGTATTAAAAGTATTTAATCGCTGGGGCGAATTAGTATTTGAAACTATAGATCAAGATCAGGGATGGGATGGAACCTTCCGTGGTAAGCCACAAGAGAATGAAGTGTATGTGTATTTATTGCAAGTGAAATTTGATGATGGTAAATCATTGGAAAAACAAGGGAATATTACTTTGCTGCGATGA
- a CDS encoding PorP/SprF family type IX secretion system membrane protein, with protein sequence MKGFLYISLLFLLHANSYGQDLHFSQFFASPLIVNPANTGNFSGVWRIGLNYRDQWGSVTTPYRTYDLYTDGAIQPKGAKNKLGIGLYVANDVAGDGELTTTKAMGSAAYQMSLSEDHTYNLSVGISGGIVQKRIDFTKLLFDSQWNGYNFDSNLSNQENGAVDNLNYLDFSIGGMFSATPFAGEKYYVGLAAHHINKPEESFYGDANIIGIRTTATVGAFFPINNRININPQLYFSTQKNARDIILGANASFPLGSSERNQDKTFFAGIWYRYLDAAWCVMGLSVSNFTFSASYDFNLSGLTPASNAFGGLELALVYTLSKSNKRDPLNCPAYE encoded by the coding sequence ATGAAGGGATTTTTATACATATCCTTGTTATTCTTGTTGCATGCAAATAGTTATGGACAAGATTTACATTTCTCTCAATTCTTTGCATCCCCATTAATTGTTAACCCGGCGAATACAGGAAATTTTTCCGGCGTTTGGCGTATCGGATTAAATTATCGGGATCAATGGGGAAGTGTTACTACTCCATATCGCACTTATGATTTATATACTGATGGAGCAATACAACCAAAGGGTGCAAAAAATAAATTAGGTATTGGATTATACGTGGCTAATGATGTAGCCGGTGATGGTGAACTTACAACCACAAAAGCAATGGGTTCTGCTGCATATCAAATGTCGTTAAGTGAAGATCATACTTATAATTTATCAGTAGGTATCAGTGGTGGAATTGTACAGAAGAGAATTGATTTTACAAAACTGCTTTTCGATAGTCAATGGAATGGATATAATTTCGACAGCAATTTATCTAACCAGGAAAATGGTGCAGTAGATAATTTAAATTATTTAGATTTTAGTATTGGAGGAATGTTTAGTGCAACACCTTTTGCAGGTGAAAAATATTATGTGGGATTAGCAGCGCATCATATTAATAAACCGGAAGAATCTTTTTATGGTGATGCAAATATTATTGGTATCAGAACAACAGCAACTGTAGGTGCATTTTTTCCAATAAATAATCGCATCAATATAAATCCGCAATTGTATTTCAGTACACAAAAAAATGCAAGAGATATAATTTTAGGAGCAAATGCATCATTTCCTCTTGGCAGTTCGGAACGTAATCAAGATAAAACTTTCTTTGCTGGAATTTGGTATCGTTATTTGGATGCAGCATGGTGTGTAATGGGATTATCCGTTTCCAATTTTACTTTTTCTGCCAGTTATGATTTTAATTTATCCGGCTTAACACCAGCTTCAAATGCATTTGGCGGATTAGAACTTGCATTGGTATATACACTTTCCAAAAGCAACAAACGGGATCCACTTAATTGCCCGGCATATGAGTAA
- a CDS encoding PAS domain S-box protein, with amino-acid sequence MILLDFEENVLMINNAWTVSLGYSIEELMKERTMQTIHPLDGEKAFELYKTIIEGKNLEIDYEDRKVGKDGNYKWYAWNFIADPIKQLVYGIGRDVSLQKEQREQIQQNEIKSHFLSDHNLQAISVCIDGKIETVNKAFEELSGYNESELIGKDCMDLVAEKWRDYTDKMITCKYDLPYESEIITKDGDIVAVELIAKDIIYKNQEARISLITNIDSQKAAAEKIKHTENRFNSLFKSSPVGISIINDHYELLEINPVIAAKLNYELESLKKMDILEIVHPDEIKKVRKQLLRIFSNELQAVEIETRLIKKGGDAMWVKLMISLINITKKETNAVVFMESIDKRKHAEFKLEEKNEELLRINQELEHFAYVASHDLQEPLRTITSFIQILERKYSNILDDDGRQFMGYITDGTRRMQNLIRDLLAYSRVNRQSTGYEEVDLNEVFEAVNQALNNKINENDAIILAENLPVIQGNKIQLIQIFQNFIDNAIKFRGKKSPEIIINVKEVSGKWEISIEDNGIGISPEFHQRIFIIFQRLHSMDEYTGTGIGLAMCKKIIERHGGDVWVESKADKGTKFIFTIAKNLIGPAA; translated from the coding sequence ATGATACTTCTTGATTTTGAAGAGAATGTTTTAATGATAAACAATGCATGGACTGTTTCATTAGGTTATTCAATTGAAGAGTTGATGAAAGAAAGAACCATGCAAACTATTCATCCTCTTGATGGTGAAAAAGCATTTGAATTATATAAAACAATTATAGAAGGTAAGAATTTGGAAATTGATTACGAAGATCGGAAAGTTGGTAAAGATGGAAACTACAAATGGTATGCATGGAATTTTATTGCCGATCCAATTAAGCAATTGGTTTATGGCATCGGCCGGGATGTAAGTTTACAAAAGGAACAAAGAGAACAAATACAACAAAATGAAATAAAATCTCATTTTTTATCTGATCATAATTTACAGGCGATTTCTGTTTGCATTGATGGAAAAATTGAAACTGTAAATAAAGCATTTGAAGAATTATCGGGATACAATGAAAGCGAATTGATTGGAAAAGACTGTATGGATTTGGTAGCTGAAAAATGGCGGGATTATACAGACAAAATGATTACGTGTAAATATGATTTACCTTACGAATCAGAAATTATTACCAAGGATGGGGATATAGTTGCAGTTGAATTAATTGCAAAAGATATTATTTATAAAAACCAGGAAGCACGAATATCCTTAATTACAAATATTGATTCTCAAAAAGCTGCAGCAGAAAAAATAAAACATACGGAGAACCGCTTTAATTCTTTATTCAAAAGTTCACCGGTTGGTATATCCATTATAAATGATCACTATGAATTGCTGGAAATTAATCCTGTTATTGCTGCAAAATTGAATTATGAATTGGAGTCATTGAAAAAGATGGATATTTTAGAAATTGTTCATCCTGACGAAATAAAAAAAGTAAGAAAGCAATTACTTAGAATATTTTCTAATGAATTGCAGGCTGTTGAAATTGAAACTCGTTTGATAAAAAAAGGCGGAGATGCGATGTGGGTTAAACTGATGATATCTCTTATTAATATTACTAAAAAAGAAACAAATGCAGTGGTATTTATGGAGAGTATTGATAAACGTAAACATGCCGAATTTAAGTTGGAAGAAAAGAATGAAGAGCTTCTTCGGATTAATCAGGAGCTTGAGCATTTTGCATATGTAGCTTCACATGATTTACAGGAACCGCTGCGCACGATAACTAGCTTTATTCAAATTCTGGAAAGAAAATACAGCAATATTTTAGATGATGATGGTCGTCAGTTTATGGGATACATCACGGATGGAACACGCAGGATGCAAAATCTGATTCGTGACTTACTTGCATATTCAAGAGTAAACAGACAAAGCACCGGTTATGAAGAGGTAGATTTAAATGAAGTTTTCGAAGCGGTGAATCAAGCATTGAATAATAAGATAAATGAAAATGATGCAATTATTCTCGCAGAAAATCTACCAGTAATTCAGGGAAATAAAATTCAACTGATTCAAATATTTCAAAATTTTATTGATAACGCAATTAAATTCAGAGGAAAGAAATCTCCGGAAATTATTATCAATGTAAAAGAAGTATCGGGTAAATGGGAAATATCAATTGAGGATAATGGTATTGGAATATCTCCGGAATTTCACCAACGCATATTTATCATTTTTCAAAGATTGCATAGTATGGATGAATACACCGGTACCGGAATTGGATTGGCTATGTGTAAGAAAATAATTGAACGTCATGGTGGCGATGTTTGGGTAGAATCAAAAGCAGATAAGGGAACAAAATTTATTTTTACAATTGCTAAAAATTTAATTGGTCCGGCGGCATAA
- a CDS encoding DMT family transporter — protein MTPAQRKAYYILHLCVFIWGFTAILGNLISLQETILVWYRMGITAVSLLVLPDLWRGLIHFKFKDLTKVAGVGVIVSFHWITFYGAIKYANVSVALTCLATISLFTAFIEPLFFKTRINKKEVLMGLAIIPAMYLIFYFNGHYVTGLVLGVLSALFASLFSVINRKLVTQHEPLSITFLELTTGFIFLTIMMPFYLHLFPGSNWIPSDLDIVYLLILSIGCTAIPFTLSLRSLRHLSAFTSNMTINMEPIYGILLAMLFFEEHKQLNMGFYIGAIIILIIVFVNAWLHGLTNKSLEESF, from the coding sequence ATGACACCTGCCCAACGCAAAGCATATTATATTCTGCATTTATGTGTTTTTATTTGGGGATTTACTGCAATACTTGGTAATCTAATTTCATTACAGGAAACCATTTTGGTTTGGTATAGAATGGGAATCACTGCAGTAAGCTTATTAGTGTTACCCGATTTATGGCGAGGCTTAATACATTTTAAATTTAAAGACCTTACAAAAGTTGCAGGTGTAGGTGTAATAGTATCATTTCACTGGATTACTTTTTATGGTGCAATTAAGTATGCAAATGTTTCTGTTGCGCTTACTTGTCTTGCAACAATCTCTTTATTTACTGCATTTATAGAACCGCTTTTTTTTAAAACACGAATTAATAAAAAAGAAGTTTTAATGGGGCTGGCAATTATTCCTGCTATGTATCTCATTTTTTATTTTAATGGTCATTATGTTACCGGTCTTGTACTCGGCGTATTATCCGCTTTATTTGCATCTTTATTTTCTGTCATTAACCGTAAATTGGTGACACAACACGAGCCCTTGTCTATAACATTTCTTGAGTTGACTACAGGGTTTATTTTTCTGACCATTATGATGCCTTTTTATTTGCACTTATTTCCCGGTAGTAATTGGATTCCATCGGATTTAGATATTGTATATTTATTAATACTCTCTATTGGATGCACTGCTATTCCGTTTACACTTTCGCTGCGCAGTTTGCGCCATCTCAGTGCTTTCACCTCCAATATGACAATAAACATGGAGCCGATATATGGAATATTGTTGGCAATGTTATTTTTTGAAGAACATAAACAATTGAATATGGGATTTTATATAGGGGCTATTATTATTCTAATTATAGTTTTTGTGAATGCCTGGTTACATGGTTTGACAAATAAATCTCTCGAAGAAAGCTTTTAA
- a CDS encoding T9SS type A sorting domain-containing protein codes for MKKLILFCIAATLTMYVSAQTVFSEDFEGGSFPADWMQISNATDGGWKVGTAAALSSSSFPIAEHTKIIATNDDACNCDKSDDFFYSPSIDVSSLANPFLKFAVYYYELGYDGAIENLTVEVSTNGGTSWTVISDLGYEVDGWRTEFIDLSAYVGETDLMVGFRYNDDEGWVYGAAIDDVEVFEADLTTVSVSLSSGYLGSNIEAVPQIFNGYTKYLVGKSMIINGQIANLAMAPITSFDLTYTNGTDSYTQSYTGVTIGAGSTYNYIIDAPLTIIEGLNSVTITLENINGGGTADDPADNSKSTSVTGVTAKPGRLVVAEEATGSWCGWCVRGNVLMEYMTTNYADNFFGIAVHNGDPMAVNTYDSGLAASAFPNAKMDRQAWIDPLQFETAYIDRISLEPEVLISQEVSYDEATRTATVTSLLNFQEQMDGDYRIAVVYTEDEVVGTGSSWNQSNYYSGGGSGPMGGYELLGASVPATSIPYMHVARAIVGGFNGEAGSVPEVNAAGSYHSYTSTYEVPADYNWDNMHVVTLLVKYSTKKIVNAANTSTFTGTNDISNIASVNLYPNPADNYSLIRVNLSQPQELTITVTDISGKIVASNNYGMQTGDNVYSLNTETLGSGIYFVNIQTNEEMISKKLVITK; via the coding sequence ATGAAAAAATTAATACTCTTTTGTATTGCTGCTACACTTACAATGTATGTATCAGCACAAACCGTTTTTAGCGAAGATTTCGAAGGTGGTTCTTTCCCTGCAGATTGGATGCAAATATCAAATGCTACTGATGGTGGTTGGAAAGTAGGCACTGCAGCTGCTTTGTCTAGCTCATCTTTCCCTATTGCCGAACACACTAAAATCATAGCAACAAATGATGATGCATGTAATTGCGATAAATCTGATGATTTCTTTTATTCGCCTTCTATTGATGTTTCAAGCTTAGCAAATCCATTTTTAAAATTTGCAGTGTATTATTATGAACTTGGTTATGATGGTGCAATTGAAAATTTAACTGTAGAGGTTTCTACAAATGGAGGTACAAGCTGGACTGTAATATCCGATTTAGGATATGAAGTTGATGGTTGGAGAACTGAATTTATTGACCTGTCTGCTTATGTAGGTGAAACTGATTTAATGGTGGGCTTCCGCTATAATGATGATGAAGGCTGGGTTTATGGTGCTGCAATTGATGATGTGGAAGTTTTTGAAGCAGACCTTACAACAGTTTCTGTTTCTTTATCAAGTGGATATTTGGGCTCTAATATTGAAGCCGTTCCGCAAATATTTAATGGTTATACAAAATATCTTGTTGGAAAATCAATGATTATTAATGGTCAAATTGCAAATCTTGCAATGGCTCCTATCACCTCTTTCGATTTAACTTATACCAATGGTACTGATTCATACACTCAATCGTATACAGGTGTTACAATTGGAGCAGGTTCTACCTACAATTATATTATTGACGCACCTTTAACAATCATTGAAGGATTAAATAGTGTAACGATTACTTTAGAAAATATAAATGGTGGAGGAACTGCTGATGATCCTGCGGACAATTCAAAATCAACATCTGTTACAGGTGTTACAGCAAAGCCCGGTCGTTTAGTTGTGGCTGAAGAAGCAACAGGAAGCTGGTGCGGATGGTGTGTGAGAGGTAATGTATTAATGGAATATATGACAACTAATTATGCTGACAACTTCTTTGGAATTGCGGTACATAACGGAGATCCGATGGCTGTAAACACTTATGATAGCGGTCTTGCTGCTAGTGCTTTCCCAAATGCAAAAATGGATCGTCAAGCATGGATTGATCCTTTGCAATTTGAAACTGCTTATATAGATAGAATCAGCCTTGAACCTGAAGTATTAATTAGCCAGGAAGTTTCTTATGATGAAGCCACCCGTACTGCAACAGTAACAAGTTTATTAAACTTTCAGGAACAAATGGATGGTGATTATCGCATTGCCGTAGTGTATACTGAAGATGAAGTTGTAGGAACTGGTAGTTCTTGGAATCAATCAAACTATTATTCAGGTGGTGGTTCAGGCCCAATGGGTGGATATGAATTATTAGGTGCAAGTGTACCTGCTACTTCAATTCCATATATGCATGTAGCTCGTGCAATTGTTGGTGGATTTAATGGTGAAGCAGGCAGTGTACCTGAAGTTAATGCTGCAGGTTCTTACCATTCTTATACTTCTACTTATGAAGTTCCTGCTGATTACAATTGGGATAATATGCATGTGGTAACATTGCTTGTAAAATATTCTACAAAGAAAATTGTGAATGCAGCGAATACATCAACCTTTACTGGAACAAATGATATATCAAATATCGCTTCAGTAAATCTTTATCCGAATCCTGCAGATAATTATTCTCTGATTCGTGTAAATCTTTCTCAGCCACAAGAATTAACCATCACTGTAACTGATATCAGTGGTAAAATAGTGGCAAGTAATAATTACGGAATGCAAACAGGTGATAATGTATATTCATTAAATACAGAAACATTAGGTAGCGGAATCTATTTTGTAAATATTCAAACTAATGAAGAAATGATCAGCAAAAAACTGGTTATTACAAAATAA
- the radC gene encoding DNA repair protein RadC → MSDYIPNKHTIKQLAEEDRPREKLLHKGRRELTNAELLAILLSSGNRKKTAVELAQEILSEYDNDLNALAKLEVKDLKKFLGVGEAKAITIIAALELGRRRQLSEVSIKQKITSSRDLYNFFNPIISDLAHEEFWVAYLNKSNTPVGKHKISSGGVAGTVVDIKGVLKEAVINKTCTSIAVCHNHPSGNLKPSDNDIALTRKLKEAAKLMDIVLLDHIIIGEKGYFSFADEGML, encoded by the coding sequence ATGAGCGATTATATTCCAAACAAACACACCATAAAGCAGCTTGCCGAAGAAGACAGGCCACGGGAAAAATTATTGCATAAAGGTCGTCGAGAACTTACCAATGCAGAATTGTTAGCTATTTTATTAAGCAGTGGCAATAGAAAGAAAACAGCGGTAGAGTTAGCGCAGGAAATTCTCAGTGAATATGATAATGATTTAAATGCGCTTGCGAAGTTGGAAGTGAAGGATCTTAAAAAATTTCTGGGTGTTGGCGAAGCAAAAGCTATAACCATAATTGCTGCATTAGAATTAGGCAGACGCCGACAATTATCCGAAGTAAGTATCAAGCAAAAAATTACCAGCAGCCGTGATTTATATAATTTCTTTAATCCCATTATCAGCGATCTTGCGCATGAGGAATTTTGGGTTGCTTATTTAAATAAATCCAATACACCGGTGGGTAAACATAAAATCAGTTCCGGTGGTGTTGCAGGAACAGTGGTGGATATAAAAGGAGTATTAAAAGAAGCGGTGATAAATAAAACATGTACTTCAATTGCAGTTTGTCATAATCATCCATCAGGAAATTTAAAGCCAAGCGATAATGATATCGCACTTACCCGCAAATTAAAAGAAGCTGCCAAGTTGATGGATATTGTGTTGTTGGACCATATCATTATTGGAGAAAAGGGATATTTCAGTTTTGCTGATGAAGGAATGTTATAA
- a CDS encoding 30S ribosomal protein S20, producing MAHHKAQKKSIRQSAKRRLENRYVGKTTRNAIRDIKAVEDKAEAEKKLPEVISMIDKLAKKNVIHRNKAANMKSKLMKRINKQ from the coding sequence ATGGCACATCATAAAGCACAGAAGAAATCTATCCGTCAGTCTGCAAAAAGAAGATTGGAAAACCGTTATGTAGGTAAAACAACACGTAATGCAATTCGTGATATCAAAGCAGTTGAAGACAAAGCAGAAGCAGAAAAGAAATTGCCGGAAGTGATTTCAATGATTGATAAATTGGCTAAAAAGAATGTAATTCACAGAAATAAAGCAGCCAATATGAAATCAAAACTGATGAAAAGAATAAACAAGCAGTAA